In Papaver somniferum cultivar HN1 chromosome 1, ASM357369v1, whole genome shotgun sequence, a genomic segment contains:
- the LOC113302450 gene encoding histidine kinase 2-like isoform X2, whose amino-acid sequence MLLSWTISYFRERWRVKRERKQVHHIQAQAQPQPQPLQYSQNAAHSSGKWRRKLLVVLVLAGVFGSFWLFWSMNSNINLLRTEMLSNMCDERARMLQDQFNVSMNHVHALAILVSTFHHRKQPSAIDQKTFAQYTERTAFERPLTSGVAYAVKVLHTDREEFEKHHGWTIKKMDKGDPSSPQDYITEKLDPAPIQDEYAPVTLSQKTVAHIVSIDMMSGEEDRENILRARASGKGVLTSPFPLLKSNHLGVVLTFAVYKTDLPADATPDQRIEATLGYLGASYDVPSLVEKLLHQLASKQTIVVNVYDTTNRSAPINMYGPSETDVGHLHLSKLDFGDPSRRHEMHCRFKQKAPPPWQAIMASAGVFVITLLVGHIFNAAINRISKVEDDYCEMMTLKIRAEAADVAKSQFLATVSHEIRTPMNGVLGMLQMLMDTKLDADQQDFAQTAYASGSDLISLINEVLDQAKIESGRLELEEVDFDLRIVLDNILSLFTEKSRDKGLELGIYVSDQVPKATRGDPGRFRQIVTNLVGNSIKFTEKGHIFITVHLVEEVNNLIEVGDEVLKQQLELLKEWIDPSYSTLSGFPVVDRWKSWENFKKLGNVIATTEEIDMVRLLITVEDTGAGIPLDAQNRIFMPFMQADSSTSRIHGGTGIGLSISKCLVELMGGEIGFCSKPECGSAFTFTVNLKRGQIQSNLETNQNEIETLLKFQGLKGLVVDGKSIRAQLTRYQLQRLGICVELTADLESACSYASEASQLSANFQFDIVVIEEDGLENQTAIVTHHLLKVLRENERHEPLGKCPKIFLLARSRSAKLDELKSNGYVDEIITKPLRLSTLSKLILGTGTNKYFSKAKSSNLKSLLFGRKILVVDDNKVNRRVAAGALSKYGAEVTCVESGKDAVKMLQPPHAFGACFMDLQMPEMDGFEATKQIRSFESKVNQQFKRPNGQNWHTPILAMTADVFQATHEKCMEWGMDGYVAKPFEEEQLYSAVKCFFLPDL is encoded by the exons ATGCTGCTGAGTTGGACGATCTCTTACTTTCGTGAAAGATGGCGTGTTAAACGAGAGAGAAAGCAAGTTCATCATATTCAGGCTCAGGCTCAGCCCCAACCCCAGCCTCTACAATATTCTCAAAATGCAGCTCATAGTAGTGGGAAGTGGAGGAGAAAATTGCTGGTTGTGCTAGTCTTGGCAGGGGTTTTTGGATCTTTTTGGTTGTTTTGGTCTATGAACAGTAATATAAACTTGTTGAGAACGGAAATGCTTTCCAACATGTGCGATGAGCGCGCACGTATGTTGCAAGACCAGTTCAATGTGAGCATGAACCATGTTCATGCCTTGGCCATTCTCGTATCTACGTTTCACCATAGGAAGCAACCTTCTGCCATTGATCAA AAAACATTCGCACAATATACGGAAAGAACTGCCTTTGAAAGGCCGCTCACTAGTGGTGTAGCCTATGCTGTGAAAGTTCTCCATACAGATAGAGAGGAGTTTGAGAAGCATCATGGGTGGACAATAAAGAAAATGGACAAGGGGGACCCATCTTCTCCTCAAGATTACATCACTGAGAAGCTTGATCCTGCACCCATCCAAGATGAATATGCACCAGTTACATTATCTCAAAAAACTGTTGCACATATTGTATCCATTGATATGATGTCTGGAGAG GAAGACCGCGAAAACATCTTGCGAGCGAGGGCATCTGGAAAGGGAGTCCTGACTTCCCCTTTCCCTCTATTAAAATCTAATCACCTTGGTGTGGTACTCACGTTTGCCGTGTACAAAACTGACCTCCCTGCAGATGCTACACCAGATCAACGTATTGAAGCAACACTTGG ATATCTTGGAGCATCTTATGATGTGCCCTCATTGGTTGAGAAGCTTCTGCATCAGCTTGCTAGCAAACAAACGATCGTTGTCAACGTGTATGACACTACTAATCGATCTGCTCCAATCAATATGTACGGACCCAGTGAGACAGACGTAGGACATTTGCATCTTAGCAAACTTGATTTTGGGGACCCATCTCGAAGACATGAGATGCATTGCAG ATTTAAGCAGAAAGCACCTCCCCCTTGGCAAGCAATTATGGCATCTGCCGGTGTCTTTGTGATTACGTTGCTTGTGGGTCATATTTTCAATGCCGCTATAAACAGAATTTCAAAGGTGGAGGACGACTACTGTGAAATGATGACGCTTAAAATACGGGCAGAAGCTGCTGATGTGGCTAAATCTCAG TTCCTGGCAACGGTTTCTCATGAAATCAGGACTCCAATGAATGGTGTCTTAG GTATGCTCCAAATGTTAATGGACACAAAGCTTGACGCAGATCAACAAGATTTTGCTCAGACTGCTTATGCTAGTGGTTCAGATCTAATATCATTAATAAATGAAGTCCTTGATCAAGCTAAGATAGAATCAGGCAGGCTTGAGCTCGAGGAAGTGGATTTTGATCTGCGTATAGTCCTTGATAATATCTTATCACTTTTCACGGAAAAGTCTCGTGACAAAGGCCTCGAG TTGGGCATTTATGTATCTGATCAGGTGCCCAAAGCAACCCGCGGAGATCCTGGACGATTCCGCCAGATTGTCACCAATCTTGTTGGAAATTCAATCAAG TTCACTGAAAAAGGGCATATATTCATCACAGTACATCTAGTAGAAGAAGTAAATAACCTCATTGAAGTGGGAGACGAAGTATTGAAACAACAACTAGAGTTACTAAAAGAATGGATAGACCCATCATATAGCACGTTAAGCGGGTTTCCAGTGGTTGATAGGTGGAAAAGTTGGGAAAATTTTAAGAAGTTAGGCAATGTGATTGCAACAACTGAAGAAATTGATATGGTCAGATTGCTTATAACTGTTGAGGACACTGGTGCTGGAATTCCTCTAGACGCACAAAATCGAATCTTCATGCCTTTCATGCAGGCTGATAGTTCCACTTCTCGAATTCATGGAGGTACTGGTATAGGGTTGAGCATTAGCAAGTGTTTGGTAGAATTGATGGGAGGGGAAATTGGATTCTGTAGTAAACCTGAGTGCGGCAGTGCCTTTACTTTTACTGTGAATCTCAAAAGGGGACAGATACAATCTAATCTGGAAACAAACCAGAATGAGATTGAAACACTCTTGAAATTCCAGGGATTGAAGGGACTGGTGGTTGATGGAAAGAGTATTCGTGCCCAGCTGACCAGATATCAACTTCAAAGGCTTGGAATTTGTGTGGAACTCACTGCTGATTTGGAATCTGCTTGTTCTTATGCATCAGAAGCCAGTCAATTGAG TGCAAACTTTCAATTTGACATAGTGGTTATTGAAGAAGATGGTTTGGAGAATCAGACAGCCATTGTCACTCATCATCTGCTCAAAGTGCTCCGTGAAAATGAAAGACATGAGCCCTTGGGGAAGTGCCCAAAGATATTTCTATTGGCTAGATCAAGGTCTGCCAAGTTAGATGAGTTGAAATCAAATGGCTATGTAGATGAGATAATAACGAAACCGCTTCGCCTGAGTACGCTGTCCAAGCTCATCCTCGGTACTGGAACCAACAAATACTTTTCTAAAGCCAAATCTTCAAACCTTAAAAGCCTACTATTTGGAAGGAAAATATTGGTTGTAGATGATAATAAAGTAAACCGTAGGGTAGCAGCAGGTGCACTAAGTAAATACGGGGCAGAAGTTACTTGTGTTGAGAGTGGGAAGGATGCTGTTAAAATGCTCCAGCCACCCCATGCATTCGGTGCTTGTTTTATGGATCTCCAAATGCCAGAAATGGACGG GTTTGAGGCTACAAAACAGATCCGCAGCTTCGAGAGTAAGGTTAATCAGCAATTCAAACGGCCGAATGGGCAGAACTGGCACACACCAATACTAGCCATGACAGCTGATGTATTCCAGGCAACACATGAGAAATGCATGGAATGGGGAATGGATGGTTATGTAGCGAAGCCTTTTGAAGAAGAGCAACTTTACTCAGCAGTCAAGTGTTTCTTTTTGCCTGACCTATAG
- the LOC113302450 gene encoding histidine kinase 3-like isoform X1: MSFTSFDGCLLKLPKLCMKIGQWVLVRSMALNCIPSNPKTTSTCKLRKDKEELMQGGGSNSVLKWKEKLLILWVVSGFIWVLYSVGSNWDWSEVSEISNFWNDKAQSLNQFHSFMQSNQDISPSAELSECKEEYTGSLTVCWLKIFWWVVVGMLLSWTISYFRERWRVKRERKQVHHIQAQAQPQPQPLQYSQNAAHSSGKWRRKLLVVLVLAGVFGSFWLFWSMNSNINLLRTEMLSNMCDERARMLQDQFNVSMNHVHALAILVSTFHHRKQPSAIDQKTFAQYTERTAFERPLTSGVAYAVKVLHTDREEFEKHHGWTIKKMDKGDPSSPQDYITEKLDPAPIQDEYAPVTLSQKTVAHIVSIDMMSGEEDRENILRARASGKGVLTSPFPLLKSNHLGVVLTFAVYKTDLPADATPDQRIEATLGYLGASYDVPSLVEKLLHQLASKQTIVVNVYDTTNRSAPINMYGPSETDVGHLHLSKLDFGDPSRRHEMHCRFKQKAPPPWQAIMASAGVFVITLLVGHIFNAAINRISKVEDDYCEMMTLKIRAEAADVAKSQFLATVSHEIRTPMNGVLGMLQMLMDTKLDADQQDFAQTAYASGSDLISLINEVLDQAKIESGRLELEEVDFDLRIVLDNILSLFTEKSRDKGLELGIYVSDQVPKATRGDPGRFRQIVTNLVGNSIKFTEKGHIFITVHLVEEVNNLIEVGDEVLKQQLELLKEWIDPSYSTLSGFPVVDRWKSWENFKKLGNVIATTEEIDMVRLLITVEDTGAGIPLDAQNRIFMPFMQADSSTSRIHGGTGIGLSISKCLVELMGGEIGFCSKPECGSAFTFTVNLKRGQIQSNLETNQNEIETLLKFQGLKGLVVDGKSIRAQLTRYQLQRLGICVELTADLESACSYASEASQLSANFQFDIVVIEEDGLENQTAIVTHHLLKVLRENERHEPLGKCPKIFLLARSRSAKLDELKSNGYVDEIITKPLRLSTLSKLILGTGTNKYFSKAKSSNLKSLLFGRKILVVDDNKVNRRVAAGALSKYGAEVTCVESGKDAVKMLQPPHAFGACFMDLQMPEMDGFEATKQIRSFESKVNQQFKRPNGQNWHTPILAMTADVFQATHEKCMEWGMDGYVAKPFEEEQLYSAVKCFFLPDL; this comes from the exons ATGAGTTTTACTTCCTTTGATGGATGTCTATTAAAGCTTCCCAAACTCTGCATGAAGATTGGTCAATGGGTTTTGGTTAGAAGTATGGCTTTAAATTGCATACCTTCTAACCCTAAAACAACAAGTACCTGTAAGCTTAGGAAAGATAAGGAGGAGCTAATGCAAGGAGGAGGATCTAATAGTGTTTTGAAATGGAAGGAAAAACTTCTTATATTGTGGGTTGTTAGtggttttatttgggttttgtatAGTGTTGGCAGTAATTGGGATTGGAGTGAGGTATCAGAGATATCAAATTTTTGGAATGACAAAGCTCAAAGCTTGAACCAGTTTCATTCCTTCATGCAATCAAATCAG GACATATCGCCTTCTGCGGAACTTTCTGAGTGCAAAGAGGAGTATACCGGGAGTCTTACAGTGTGTTGGCTTAAGATATTTTGGTGGGTTGTTGTTGGCATGCTGCTGAGTTGGACGATCTCTTACTTTCGTGAAAGATGGCGTGTTAAACGAGAGAGAAAGCAAGTTCATCATATTCAGGCTCAGGCTCAGCCCCAACCCCAGCCTCTACAATATTCTCAAAATGCAGCTCATAGTAGTGGGAAGTGGAGGAGAAAATTGCTGGTTGTGCTAGTCTTGGCAGGGGTTTTTGGATCTTTTTGGTTGTTTTGGTCTATGAACAGTAATATAAACTTGTTGAGAACGGAAATGCTTTCCAACATGTGCGATGAGCGCGCACGTATGTTGCAAGACCAGTTCAATGTGAGCATGAACCATGTTCATGCCTTGGCCATTCTCGTATCTACGTTTCACCATAGGAAGCAACCTTCTGCCATTGATCAA AAAACATTCGCACAATATACGGAAAGAACTGCCTTTGAAAGGCCGCTCACTAGTGGTGTAGCCTATGCTGTGAAAGTTCTCCATACAGATAGAGAGGAGTTTGAGAAGCATCATGGGTGGACAATAAAGAAAATGGACAAGGGGGACCCATCTTCTCCTCAAGATTACATCACTGAGAAGCTTGATCCTGCACCCATCCAAGATGAATATGCACCAGTTACATTATCTCAAAAAACTGTTGCACATATTGTATCCATTGATATGATGTCTGGAGAG GAAGACCGCGAAAACATCTTGCGAGCGAGGGCATCTGGAAAGGGAGTCCTGACTTCCCCTTTCCCTCTATTAAAATCTAATCACCTTGGTGTGGTACTCACGTTTGCCGTGTACAAAACTGACCTCCCTGCAGATGCTACACCAGATCAACGTATTGAAGCAACACTTGG ATATCTTGGAGCATCTTATGATGTGCCCTCATTGGTTGAGAAGCTTCTGCATCAGCTTGCTAGCAAACAAACGATCGTTGTCAACGTGTATGACACTACTAATCGATCTGCTCCAATCAATATGTACGGACCCAGTGAGACAGACGTAGGACATTTGCATCTTAGCAAACTTGATTTTGGGGACCCATCTCGAAGACATGAGATGCATTGCAG ATTTAAGCAGAAAGCACCTCCCCCTTGGCAAGCAATTATGGCATCTGCCGGTGTCTTTGTGATTACGTTGCTTGTGGGTCATATTTTCAATGCCGCTATAAACAGAATTTCAAAGGTGGAGGACGACTACTGTGAAATGATGACGCTTAAAATACGGGCAGAAGCTGCTGATGTGGCTAAATCTCAG TTCCTGGCAACGGTTTCTCATGAAATCAGGACTCCAATGAATGGTGTCTTAG GTATGCTCCAAATGTTAATGGACACAAAGCTTGACGCAGATCAACAAGATTTTGCTCAGACTGCTTATGCTAGTGGTTCAGATCTAATATCATTAATAAATGAAGTCCTTGATCAAGCTAAGATAGAATCAGGCAGGCTTGAGCTCGAGGAAGTGGATTTTGATCTGCGTATAGTCCTTGATAATATCTTATCACTTTTCACGGAAAAGTCTCGTGACAAAGGCCTCGAG TTGGGCATTTATGTATCTGATCAGGTGCCCAAAGCAACCCGCGGAGATCCTGGACGATTCCGCCAGATTGTCACCAATCTTGTTGGAAATTCAATCAAG TTCACTGAAAAAGGGCATATATTCATCACAGTACATCTAGTAGAAGAAGTAAATAACCTCATTGAAGTGGGAGACGAAGTATTGAAACAACAACTAGAGTTACTAAAAGAATGGATAGACCCATCATATAGCACGTTAAGCGGGTTTCCAGTGGTTGATAGGTGGAAAAGTTGGGAAAATTTTAAGAAGTTAGGCAATGTGATTGCAACAACTGAAGAAATTGATATGGTCAGATTGCTTATAACTGTTGAGGACACTGGTGCTGGAATTCCTCTAGACGCACAAAATCGAATCTTCATGCCTTTCATGCAGGCTGATAGTTCCACTTCTCGAATTCATGGAGGTACTGGTATAGGGTTGAGCATTAGCAAGTGTTTGGTAGAATTGATGGGAGGGGAAATTGGATTCTGTAGTAAACCTGAGTGCGGCAGTGCCTTTACTTTTACTGTGAATCTCAAAAGGGGACAGATACAATCTAATCTGGAAACAAACCAGAATGAGATTGAAACACTCTTGAAATTCCAGGGATTGAAGGGACTGGTGGTTGATGGAAAGAGTATTCGTGCCCAGCTGACCAGATATCAACTTCAAAGGCTTGGAATTTGTGTGGAACTCACTGCTGATTTGGAATCTGCTTGTTCTTATGCATCAGAAGCCAGTCAATTGAG TGCAAACTTTCAATTTGACATAGTGGTTATTGAAGAAGATGGTTTGGAGAATCAGACAGCCATTGTCACTCATCATCTGCTCAAAGTGCTCCGTGAAAATGAAAGACATGAGCCCTTGGGGAAGTGCCCAAAGATATTTCTATTGGCTAGATCAAGGTCTGCCAAGTTAGATGAGTTGAAATCAAATGGCTATGTAGATGAGATAATAACGAAACCGCTTCGCCTGAGTACGCTGTCCAAGCTCATCCTCGGTACTGGAACCAACAAATACTTTTCTAAAGCCAAATCTTCAAACCTTAAAAGCCTACTATTTGGAAGGAAAATATTGGTTGTAGATGATAATAAAGTAAACCGTAGGGTAGCAGCAGGTGCACTAAGTAAATACGGGGCAGAAGTTACTTGTGTTGAGAGTGGGAAGGATGCTGTTAAAATGCTCCAGCCACCCCATGCATTCGGTGCTTGTTTTATGGATCTCCAAATGCCAGAAATGGACGG GTTTGAGGCTACAAAACAGATCCGCAGCTTCGAGAGTAAGGTTAATCAGCAATTCAAACGGCCGAATGGGCAGAACTGGCACACACCAATACTAGCCATGACAGCTGATGTATTCCAGGCAACACATGAGAAATGCATGGAATGGGGAATGGATGGTTATGTAGCGAAGCCTTTTGAAGAAGAGCAACTTTACTCAGCAGTCAAGTGTTTCTTTTTGCCTGACCTATAG
- the LOC113302461 gene encoding glucan endo-1,3-beta-glucosidase 4-like: MKVVLAVLFSALLVMVIPPNSVEADGELGQQWCIVDHQASNETIQGALNWACSQGDDICLNIQEGKPCYLPNTLEDHASYAFNSYYQKFKSQGAACYFNGAAMANEEDPRYGSCKYEILP; the protein is encoded by the exons ATGAAGGTGGTGCTAGCAGTTCTTTTTTCTGCTCTCCTTGTCATGGTAATCCCACCAAATTCAG TTGAGGCAGATGGGGAATTAGGACAGCAATGGTGTATTGTTGATCATCAAGCCTCTAATGAAACTATTCAAGGGGCACTAAACTGGGCATGTTCGCAAGGGGATGATATCTGCCTTAATATACAAGAAGGAAAGCCTTGCTATCTCCCCAACACATTGGAAGACCATGCTTCCTATGCTTTCAACAGTTACTATCAAAAATTCAAGAGTCAAGGTGCCGCTTGTTATTTCAATGGTGCTGCCATGGCTAATGAAGAGGACCCAC GTTATGGTTCATGCAAGTACGAGATACTTCCCTAA